The following are encoded in a window of Bacteroidia bacterium genomic DNA:
- a CDS encoding DegT/DnrJ/EryC1/StrS family aminotransferase, with translation MDRQSMKIPYLNLKDINLRHQEVLKNTFNEVLDSGWYILGKSVESFEREYADFSETKYCTGVANGLDALILSLKALEVGQGDEVLVPSNTYIASWLAVSYVGAIPIPVEPRLDTCNINPDLIEEKITSKTKVIMPVNLYGQAAELEAICAVAQKYGLFVLEDNAQAQGASYKGKLCGAWGDINATSFYPGKNLGALGDGGAVTTNTEALDRKIRVLRNYGSQKKYYNEIKGVNSRLDELQAAFLSEKLKFLQQDNTERNKLADIYNQELATVGDLVLPQLAEGATSVYHIYQIRTKQRNELQNYLTQQGIGTVIHYPVPPHLQQAYQELGYRKGDFPIAEEIAETCLSIPLFPGLLEDEQAYIVQTIKKFFR, from the coding sequence TTTAAAAGATATAAACCTGCGCCATCAGGAGGTGTTGAAAAACACCTTTAATGAGGTATTAGATAGCGGTTGGTATATATTAGGGAAATCAGTAGAGAGTTTTGAGCGGGAATATGCAGACTTTTCAGAAACCAAATACTGTACAGGCGTTGCCAACGGCTTAGATGCTCTGATTCTTTCTCTGAAAGCCTTGGAAGTTGGACAGGGAGATGAAGTTCTTGTACCTTCTAACACGTATATTGCCTCATGGTTGGCTGTTTCTTATGTGGGTGCAATTCCAATTCCTGTTGAACCCCGATTGGATACCTGTAACATCAACCCCGATTTAATAGAAGAAAAAATTACTTCTAAAACTAAAGTTATTATGCCTGTGAACCTGTATGGTCAGGCAGCAGAATTGGAGGCGATATGCGCTGTTGCCCAAAAGTACGGCTTATTTGTTTTGGAAGATAATGCACAAGCGCAAGGAGCAAGCTATAAAGGTAAACTTTGCGGAGCGTGGGGAGATATAAATGCAACAAGTTTCTATCCCGGAAAGAATTTAGGTGCTTTGGGTGATGGAGGAGCCGTTACAACCAATACTGAAGCGTTGGATAGAAAAATCAGGGTATTGCGAAACTACGGTTCACAGAAGAAGTATTACAACGAAATCAAGGGAGTTAATTCCAGACTTGATGAGTTGCAGGCTGCGTTTTTGAGTGAAAAATTAAAGTTTTTGCAACAGGATAATACAGAGCGCAACAAATTGGCGGATATTTATAACCAAGAGTTAGCAACAGTTGGTGATTTGGTTTTGCCTCAATTGGCAGAAGGTGCGACCTCTGTATATCATATTTATCAAATAAGAACCAAACAAAGAAACGAGTTACAGAATTACCTGACACAGCAGGGAATAGGAACTGTTATCCACTACCCTGTTCCCCCTCATTTACAACAAGCCTATCAGGAGTTAGGATATAGGAAAGGAGATTTCCCGATAGCTGAGGAAATAGCGGAAACCTGTCTTAGCATTCCTTTATTTCCGGGATTATTGGAAGATGAGCAAGCATATATTGTACAAACAATAAAGAAGTTTTTTCGGTGA